From the genome of Triticum aestivum cultivar Chinese Spring chromosome 3B, IWGSC CS RefSeq v2.1, whole genome shotgun sequence, one region includes:
- the LOC123072672 gene encoding disease resistance protein RGA5, whose amino-acid sequence MTGIMVSASTGVMNSLLGKLATLMGEEFAKLKNLRKEVKHISDELSSMKDALESLADVDTLDKQTASWRDAVREMSYDIEDIIDDFMCKIGEKSKKTGFIHDTIQRLKTSRARHQIAGKIGDIKKLVRETSERRERYKIDVPKSGNVVVDQRVVALYEESSKLVGMDGPTNRLVSWLKDEEMMLKIVSVIGFGGLGKTTLANQVYHKLEGEFQCGAFLPVSQKPNMPKLLHSLLTQLGCGQYCHDCELNVLLNQVRENLKNKRYLVIIDDLWDVSAWNIIKCAFPENNLGSRLIVTTRIKTVAGACCFSYHEHILEMKPLSEEDSRKLFFGRIFFSEEACPGQLRDLSVEILKKCGGLPLAIICISSLLASERFNQKERWKHVLNSLGSVSGTNLTLEAMRQILNLSYKNLPHHLKTCFLYLGMFLEDSEKYRHELVSLWVSEGFVSKAHGQNPKQIAISYFNELVNMSLIQPAQVDMHGSVLTCKVHDMLLDLILYKSAEENFITVVDNPEAITGQLQKPRRVLFNLDGATLPRDVNMSQVRSFGNWRGSMNIPFLAEFKYLRVFIADFSSSSVDGNRKIDLTGLCKLYQLRHIQIEGCDNCQLPTQIRGLQKLETFDIDGSCIPMDIFHLSCLLSLHIFHLPCLLPEGIGKMTCLQRLRWFDTLHTSIDSIKGLGELTNLRLLYLTTGFSEDVDMDVLNSSLAKLCNLDSLNLFSPDSWIPEALTLSPPPPNLMGLSMMRISRVPNWIGELHNLQSLHITVDKLDKDDVGILAGLPALMDLELTFSRALEETIVIYGTTFAILKRFVVYWTVMPQLTFQAGAMPKLQSLSLPLNARGWKQDESATPTGIEHLLALERISVGIASGTESEQRSAESAIRSAINMHPGLAHIKVDIQCY is encoded by the exons ATGACTGGAATAATGGTGAGCGCTTCAACCGGGGTGATGAACTCTCTCCTGGGTAAGCTGGCCACCCTGATGGGGGAGGAGTTCGCCAAGCTGAAGAACCTGAGGAAGGAGGTGAAGCACATCAGCGATGAGCTGAGCAGCATGAAGGATGCTCTAGAGAGCCTTGCAGATGTGGATACACTAGATAAACAGACCGCTAGCTGGAGGGACGCGGTCAGGGAGATGTCGTATGACATCGAGGATATTATTGATGACTTCATGTGCAAAATTGGGGAGAAAAGCAAAAAAACTGGTTTTATCCACGACACCATTCAACGCCTCAAAACTTCAAGGGCCCGCCATCAGATCGCTGGGAAGATTGGGGACATCAAGAAACTTGTGCGTGAAACAAGTGAGCGGCGTGAAAGATATAAGATTGATGTCCCCAAATCGGGCAATGTGGTAGTTGACCAACGCGTTGTGGCGCTCTATGAAGAATCATCTAAACTTGTTGGTATGGATGGCCCAACCAATAGGCTTGTCAGTTGGCTAAAAGATGAGGAGATGATGTTGAAGATTGTATCAGTTATTGGTTTTGGAGGTTTGGGAAAAACAACACTTGCCAATCAGGTATACCATAAGCTGGAGGGTGAATTTCAGTGTGGTGCATTTTTGCCGGTGTCTCAAAAGCCAAATATGCCAAAACTTCTTCATAGTTTATTAACCCAACTTGGGTGTGGACAATATTGTCATGACTGTGAGTTAAATGTTCTTCTCAACCAAGTCAGAGAAAATCTAAAAAACAAGAG GTACTTGGTTATTATCGATGATCTATGGGATGTATCAGCATGGAATATTATTAAATGTGCTTTCCCAGAAAATAATCTTGGTAGTAGATTAATAGTAACTACAAGAATCAAGACTGTGGCTGGGGCATGTTGTTTCAGTTACCATGAGCACATTCTTGAAATGAAACCTCTTAGTGAAGAAGACTCAAGGAAATTGTTTTTTGGTAGGATATTTTTCTCTGAAGAAGCTTGTCCAGGTCAACTCAGAGATCTTTCAGTTGAGATTCTCAAGAAGTGTGGTGGTTTGCCACTTGCAATCATTTGCATATCCAGCCTATTGGCAAGTGAACGTTTCAACCAAAAGGAGAGGTGGAAACATGTACTGAATTCATTGGGGTCTGTGTCAGGCACAAATCTTACCTTGGAAGCAATGAGACAGATCTTGAACCTTAGCTACAAAAATCTTCCTCACCACCTCAAGACATGCTTCTTGTATCTTGGTATGTTTCTGGAGGACTCTGAAAAATATAGGCATGAGTTGGTAAGCCTATGGGTTTCTGAAGGCTTTGTTAGTAAAGCACATGGACAAAATCCAAAACAGATTGCGATAAGTTATTTTAATGAGCTTGTCAACATGAGTCTTATTCAACCTGCACAGGTTGACATGCATGGGTCAGTGTTAACTTGCAAAGTACATGATATGTTGTTGGATCTTATCCTGTACAAGTCCGCGGAAGAGAATTTTATCACTGTAGTAGACAACCCAGAGGCCATTACAGGACAGCTTCAAAAGCCCCGTCGGGTGCTCTTCAACTTGGATGGTGCAACATTACCAAGGGACGTTAATATGTCACAAGTGCGATCATTTGGAAACTGGAGAGGCTCCATGAATATACCTTTTTTGGCAGAATTCAAGTATCTTCGAGTTTTTATTGCTGACTTCAGTTCTAGTTCTGTTGATGGCAACCGGAAAATCGACCTGACAGGATTGTGTAAGTTATATCAGCTGCGACATATACAGATTGAAGGCTGTGATAACTGCCAGCTACCAACGCAGATTAGAGGGCTACAAAAGTTGGAAACATTTGATATAGATGGGTCCTGTATCCCAATGGATATTTTTCACCTGTCCTGTTTGTTGTCTCTGCATATTTTTCACCTGCCATGTTTGTTGCCTGAGGGCATTGGTAAAATGACATGCCTACAGCGTCTGAGATGGTTTGACACACTGCACACCTCAATCGACAGTATCAAGGGCCTAGGAGAGCTTACCAATCTGAGACTTCTGTACCTCACAACCGGTTTTTCTGAAGATGTGGACATGGATGTTCTAAACTCTTCTTTGGCGAAACTTTGTAACCTCGACTCCCTGAACCTATTTTCACCTGATTCTTGGATACCTGAGGCACTAACCTTGTCGCCTCCTCCCCCCAACCTCATGGGACTCTCCATGATGCGAATATCCCGGGTCCCAAACTGGATTGGGGAACTCCACAACCTCCAGAGCTTGCATATCACTGTTGATAAGCTAGACAAGGATGATGTTGGTATTCTTGCAGGGTTACCCGCCCTCATGGACCTAGAATTAACGTTCAGTAGAGCCCTGGAAGAAACAATTGTCATCTATGGGACAACATTCGCAATCCTGAAGCGGTTTGTTGTCTACTGGACTGTCATGCCACAACTGACCTTCCAAGCCGGAGCAATGCCTAAGCTCCAGAGCCTCTCTCTACCTTTGAACGCCAGGGGGTGGAAGCAGGACGAGAGCGCCACACCTACAGGCATCGAGCACTTGTTAGCACTTGAAAGAATCTCTGTGGGGATTGCGAGTGGTACTGAATCTGAACAGCGAAGCGCAGAGTCTGCCATTAGGAGCGCTATCAACATGCATCCCGGCCTTGCTCACATTAAAGTCGATATCCAATGTTACTAA